AGTTTAACATACACCATCATCTCccattaaatgttaaaattttgaaagtctTGATGTtaggatttttttattttagtggcccaatttttaaattcgaaaagaatcttcaaaaatattaagacGGCCATGCAAAAAAGAATAATCCTTATGtttcttatattttgaaatcaaaggtatttatataataaattaagaatatatACAATATATTGATGctgttatcaataataaattcataattgaaataaaactataataaatatgaaaagtGGAATAATAATTCaccatttttaatttgtaaatcattattttcttttttatcctgaacaaaattttcaaaacatgcTGCAAAAtaacgattttttttttacaatataacCTTAAtatcacacatacaaatatatttattatggtaTATCAATAAAACATTTGGTGATGATACTTTAATTGTACAATAAAATTTTACTGAAcatttgaaagaaataatattgtcattttatctaaaatatcaattttgtttaagggtaatagtatatataatctaataaaatGGAGATGAATATTTAACAAGTAAATACATACGGAAATTTTTTCactaattaaacatattttagaTAAGTAAATtcatatatgatttatatagGTTACTTGCTATGTTGCGAGCGATGTGACTCTTTCATTAGATCtaattaaatctttaattttgtgtattattttttatatttatataaaaatatatagaatattacattattatacaaaataatatttatttttatgagtgaACATTAACCTGTGTGAATCAAGAGCTAATCACACTacttaagaaaatatataaattttttttttggctaACTCCTCATACTCAAATAGTCCAAAACAcaacatatcaattttttttcttgtagaaAAATGTTGGTAAGTTAGATTAAGTTATTTTATGAGAATTCATTAGCTTTCCATGAAAGGTtacgaaaattatctaaaacaatttatagagaagtcataaactatttttataaactcTAGTAAACAATCTTACAACTTACAAGCTTCTTATACAAATAGATAAgttcataaaaatcaatttaaaatagaCAATAAACAGAGTAGGAAGTCATTGAAGCaatatcaacaaatatttatcttgttaTATGATCGATGAAAGAATCCATTTCCTTACGAGAAACTCCACCTTCATCCATGGACTTGTGAATATCATTTTTAAGGTTAAGTGCTTTTTGTCGCATCTCATCACCTTCCTTTGTTTCCAATAATCTTCTCACAACATTTTCAATATCTAAAGCAGTTACCAACTCATGTCTTTTATCCCACTCCTTCACAACCAACCCAACCTTCAAAACTTGTGCTATCAAAACACTATTTCTTGGTTGGTCAGAATGCATAGGCCATGCAGCTATTGGCACCCCCATGGAAATGCTTTCTAAGCAAGAGTTCCATCCACAATGACTTGTAAATCCTCCTGTTGAAGGGTGGTTTAGAATTTCTAATTGGGGTGCCCAATCCCTTACAATTAACCCCATTTCTTTAACACTCTCTTCAAACCCTTTTGGAAGCTCGTGTCTTTTCACTTCATTTCCTTCAAAGATGTCTCCTTTATCAGCATCTCTTAACACCCAAATGAAATTTTTCTTGCTTTGTTCCAATCCAATTGCAATCTGTTGAATTTGTTCTTCTACCAAGGTTGTTGTTGTTccaaaagatacatatataactgaATTTGGCTCTTTTTTATCAAGCCATTCAATGCATGAGTGCCTACCCTTTGAATCTTTCTTCTCAATGGTTAAAGGGTTGAAGGGTCCCACTGCCCAATGCTTCTTACTACAAGTGATTTTTTCTATCAACTCCATGTAAGTACTTTCAATTGCTCTGCTTGTATTATAGATGTTTCCATCATTTAATTTAAGGAATTCCTTTTGTGCAGCAATGAAATCAATGATTTGGGGTATGAAGCATCCTTCCAAAGAAGGAAATTGTAGAATATGTGAGGTTTGTAGTGGAGGTTTTCCCATTTTCtcccaaaagaaagagaaaactgTAAAAGCACAAGTACTATGAAATGTGTAATTCTCAACATTTTCTATGTTTGCAGCATCTTGTACAACTGATGCCATTAAAGAGTCATGAATCACAACCACCCTTTTGAAAACAGGTGAAAGTGATTGCATGAGTTCTTTCACATGCTCACGAAGATGTGAAGAGGCTTCAAAAGAAGGAATCAAATGAGAAGGGAATTTGGATTCTGAATTTGGATTGGGAGGAGGGGAATCAAAGGGAGGAACATTGAAGTGATGAAAATGGATCTTTGAAATGAAGTTTTGATCCCAACCTTGGACACGAATTGTGGCTTGACGATTGTGTGTGGAAGTGCCTACATAATGAACAGGTATGTTGTGTGATAAGATTAGGCATGACATATGTAGAAGTTGGTTCAAATGTCCTTGTGCTGGGAAAGGTACCATTATCACCACAACTTGGTTATGACTTTTTGAGTTGCTTTCATCTTTGGAACCCATTCTTGAACTTTGAAGCTAGATATGGAACTATGAGGGTCTTGGATATATATTGAGAAAATTTAATATAAGTACTATGAGTTTATTggagtataatatatatatgtatttatgaGGAATGGCAAACTTTCATGCTTATCTAAATGGTGGACctactttattatttattatcttatgaaaatgaaatctAGAGACCATtacaaaaattgatattaaattattctcattttaaaaattactataTTTGTCTCATATATAAGACTctcttgtaaatttttttttgtcctgTTCAATTTACAAGATgcattatttacttttttttacaaaaatactcataattcaatggaaaaattgaatgaacattcatttctctctttttgtatttttcttttggctaaattacatatgtggtcccttaacttaatttcaggtaacattttagtcttttatgttttttttttttccgacttagtcctttattttaatattaatgacaatttgatattttatgttttaaaatttcaacaacgttgtccttttttaaacaaaaatttaaaaaaaaaattcaatcaaaactcataaaattaattatattcttcaatataatacaaatttcatcaaatccgtaatgcaaatcttcaaataaactcatattttcatactttatttgatattattaggaataaaggactaaatcggaaataaaaaaaagataagagactaaaacgttacccgaaattaagttaagggaccacgaatgtaatttagccttttctttttatattccATTGTTGActaataacttaaaatatttgtagGTGTAAATAGTACCACAAATTTAAACACGTgtgtatattaaataaaatttttttgaggtaaattttgttaattgaaaattcaaatgatatgcaattatttatatattattttggatatttttttaaattattaattaaataaagaggTGTGGTACCTTTGTTGTTAATCTGGGTGAAATGATGTAATGTAAAACATTTTGGATTCACGGGTGGAATACATGAAGTCTGGTACCCCATGTGCATTTCCTTTTCACAAAGGAAAATAACAATATGAATTCTGAAGTATCAATCACTATCTTAAAAAGTGGTTTGGCCATATATTGCTAAAAGGTGGTGCAATCTTTGTACTCgcacttttttttttgaggGGTGGTGTAATAGCAATCCTAAGAGTTTTCAACGTTTGGTCCAATTTTTGTGAGGTTAAAAGCTAAActttaaaatttgagttaaaaagctattatatattaaagttaaatattatttttgtaaaaataaatttgtgacaATTTAGTCTTTAAGCTAAAAGTTGTTTggtaaattgttttatttaagctttgattttgaaataatttactattaataaattaaatagttaaatcaTAGAACTCAAATTCTTCAAAAAGACTATTAATAAAGTATATGAAATAATTACCTTTTTTATCAACttgatttgagtttttaaaaaattaatgattttttcaaaattaatcttTTTCTTTGATACACTAGAGAATAATTTTATTCACAGTTTATTTTGGATTAACTTAATtgattttaggctaaattacatctgtggtcccttaacttaatttcaggtaacgttttagtcctttatcttttttttttcccgacttggtcctttattttaattttaagtgacaattcaatattttatgttttaaaatttcaacaatgttatccttttttatacaaaaattcaaaaaaaaaaattcaatcaaaactcataaaattaattatattcttcaatataatacaaatttcatcaaattcgtaatgcaaatctttaaataaactcatattttcatactttatttgatattgttaggaataaaggactaaatcgggaagaaaaaaaaaagactaaaacgttacctgaaattaagttaagggaccacgaatgtaatttagccttgaTTTTATACTAAAAGTttctattcaaaattaattaaccaAAAGTATTCAAAGTAAAATTAGACACTCAATTtgatacttatattttttttaaatatgagtttaaaattaaaaccttTTTAATGCAAGTTAATGAAATATACTAATTTTTTCACTGAAAAAATATTGTGAATCGACTCATCAGCAAGACATAGAGCCTTTTGAGTC
The genomic region above belongs to Cicer arietinum cultivar CDC Frontier isolate Library 1 chromosome 4, Cicar.CDCFrontier_v2.0, whole genome shotgun sequence and contains:
- the UGT93A5 gene encoding zeatin O-glucosyltransferase, with product MGSKDESNSKSHNQVVVIMVPFPAQGHLNQLLHMSCLILSHNIPVHYVGTSTHNRQATIRVQGWDQNFISKIHFHHFNVPPFDSPPPNPNSESKFPSHLIPSFEASSHLREHVKELMQSLSPVFKRVVVIHDSLMASVVQDAANIENVENYTFHSTCAFTVFSFFWEKMGKPPLQTSHILQFPSLEGCFIPQIIDFIAAQKEFLKLNDGNIYNTSRAIESTYMELIEKITCSKKHWAVGPFNPLTIEKKDSKGRHSCIEWLDKKEPNSVIYVSFGTTTTLVEEQIQQIAIGLEQSKKNFIWVLRDADKGDIFEGNEVKRHELPKGFEESVKEMGLIVRDWAPQLEILNHPSTGGFTSHCGWNSCLESISMGVPIAAWPMHSDQPRNSVLIAQVLKVGLVVKEWDKRHELVTALDIENVVRRLLETKEGDEMRQKALNLKNDIHKSMDEGGVSRKEMDSFIDHITR